The genomic region ATATGATGATTAAGGGAAATGACCCTCAAAATATCAGATTAGGATCTACGCTTTCTACCGATGAATTTTCCAGAAAGAATTTCGACTTTATGCTCTCAAATCCGCCTTATGGAAAAAGCTGGGCCAGTGAGCAGAAATACATCAAAGACGGAAAGGATATTATCGACCCACGTTTTACCATTCAACTTTCCAATTATTGGCAAGAAACAGACACCGAAAAAGCTATCCCCAGAAGCAGCGATGGGCAATTATTGTTTTTGATGGAAATGGTGTCCAAAATGAAAAATCTAAAACAAAGTCCATTAGGAAGCCGAATTGCCAGTGTTCACAACGGCAGTAGTCTTTTTACCGGTGATGCAGGCAGTGGGGAAAGCAACATTAGACGTTATTTAATTGAAAATGATTTACTGGAAGCCATTGTGCAACTACCCAATAACCTATTTTACAATACGGGTATTACCACTTATATATGGTTGCTTAGCAATAATAAAACCAAAGAACGGCAAGGTAAAGTACAACTCATCGATGCGCAACCGCTTTACCAAAAACTGAGAAAAAACCTGGGTCAAAAAAATTGTGAATTTACCCCGGAACATATTACAGAAATCACGCAGACTTTTCTCAATTCAGAAGCAAGAGAAAGAGAGGAAGACGACCAATTGGCAAGCAAAATTTTCAACAATACAGATTTTGGGTATTATAAAGTGACTATTGAACGTCCCAAGCGCTTGCGATCTCAATTTACTTTAGAGGCTATTGAAAGTTTACGCTACTACAGCCAATTGCAAGAGCCAATGGAGTATGCATATAAAACCTTTGGTAAAAAGGTTTATACAGAATTGCCCAGTATTAAAACAGAAATCTTGAACTGGTGTGAGGCTAATGATATCAGTTTAAGCTCTAAAAAGAAAGCTCAGCTTACCGCAAAGAAAACTTGGGAAGATGCTAAATTCTTGGTAGATACCGCCACCAAATTATATGAGGCTATTGGAGACGCGGTGTTTATGGACTTTAACCATTTTTCAAAACAGGTCAATAAAGCACTCAAAAAATTGGAAATCAAACTAAGTAACGCTCAGAAAAAAGCCATTTTGGATGCGGTGAGTGTTTACGATCCTGAAGCCGAAAAAGTTATCAAAACCACCAAAATCTTAAAAGGTGAAAAACTGGAAAACCTTTGCGCCCATTTGGATTGCACCCCAGACCAACTCTCGCATTTCGGGTATTTCCCAAGCGGAAACAAAGGCACCTACACCATTTACGAGAGTGAAAGTGATTTACGGGATTATGAAAATGTTCCCTTAGATGAAACCGTTTATGATTACTTTTTACGGGAAGTTTCAACTCACGTGGAGGAAGCTTGGATAGATTTGGATAAAACCAAAATTGGATATGAAATTAGTTTCAACAAGTATTTCTATCAGCATAAAGCCTTACGCCCGCTTGATGAAATTGATAAAGACATACGCGAACTGGAAACCAAAAGTGAAGGCTTGATTATGGATATTTTAAACAGCGTGAACCTATGAAAACCTATCCGGCATATAAAGACAGTGGCGTAGATTGGCTGGGGAAAATTCCTAAACATTGGGAAATTAGAAGATTAGGAAGTCGTTTTAAAGAAAGAATAAAGTATCAGATATTGATTACGCTGCTTTATCAGTAACTAAAAGGGGAATAGTACCTCAGTTAGATACTGCTGCAAAATCAAAGGATAGTGATAATAGAAAACTAGTGAAGGCTGGAGACTTTGTAATTAATAGTAGATCTGATAGAAAAGGTTCTAGTGGTGTTTCTGAAAGTGACGGTTCTGTTTCTTTAATAAATATTGTAATGGAACCGAATGACATATTTGGCTCATTTTGTAATTATTTTTTAAAATCAAAAGCTTTCGTAGAAGAAAACTACCGAATAGGACACGGAATAGTCGCTGATTTATGGACGACTCGCTATGATGAAATGAAGAATATCATAATGGCATTTCCCCCAAAACCCGAACAACAAGCTATCGCCAATTTTTTAGATGAAACTTGCGAAAAATTGGACACCGTCGTAGCGCAAAAGGAAAAAATGATTGCCTTACTGAAAGAGCGTAAGCAAGCACTGATACAAAATGCAGTAACACGAGGTTTAAATAAAAACGTGCCGATGAAAGATTCGGGAGTAGATTGGATCGGTGAGATTCCTAAAAATTGGGAAGTGAAGCGATTGAAGTTTATATGTGTTTTAAATAAAGAGTCATTACCTGAAAACTTGAACAAAAAGCAAGAAATTAATTACGTGGATATTGGTAGTGTAACATTTGAAGATGGTATTCTTTCAACTGAATATTACCTTTTTCAAAATGCCCCTTCAAGAGCCAGAAAAGTTGCTAAAAATGGTGATACTATTGTCTCCACTGTAAGGACATACTTAAAAGCAATTGATTTTATCGATGAGAATAAATCCAAATATGTTTATTCTACAGGGTTTGCTATCTTAAGTCCAAACAAAAATATATTAAATAAATATTTATATAATCAAGTTAGAGCTGACGCATTTACAGAACAAGTTAGTTATAATTCTAAAGGGATGAGTTATCCCGCTATAAATAGTACAGATTTAGGTAGAATATGGGTTTGTGTTCCTTCCAAACAAGAGCAAGAAAAAATTGTCAATTACATAGACGCACAATCCCGAAAACTAGATCAAGCTGTTACCCAGCAAGAACAAGCTATTGTAAAATTAAAAGAATATAAGGCAAGTTTGATAGACAGTTGTGTATTGGGAAAAATTAAAGTGAGTTGAAATCTAAAATATAAAATTTATGACTAAAGTCGAGATCTACACTATTACACTTAGTGACAGCAAAACAAGCACCAAAATAAAACTGGAGCAAGAAATTACCGATAAGTTATACAAAGCTATGTTCTTAAAATTTCCTAATTACATTCACGAAGCTCCTCCAAAAGACACATACGGTGATATAGTGAAAGTATACGCAAAAGAAGAAAAATCTCAATGGAGTGGCAACTCTAAATATGGCCGGGTAAATGGGGTAATAGTAGTAGGTCGTGATAGAGATAAGGAATTGGCATTTAGTAACGCAGATAAATTAAAGACCAATGCAGGAAAAAAGGAAAAAGGCATATCTGTAGATAAAAGGCATTATTTCGATATTATTTTTCCTTTAAACAAATCAACCGCTTTTTTAGTATTAGAAAAAACAGATGGAAAATCTTATAAAAAGCACATCTTCTCATTATTGAAAAAATATATTCCAACGATTCAACCTGGATTAAAGGTCGAATTTGAAAAGTTTGTAGAAAAAGATCTTATCATTAACTTTTTGGGTAATGGTGATTATTCCCGATTAGAGTTTATAAGAAAAGAGGTTCCATCTGATTCGATGACAAGATACTTAGGCGATTACAAGAATAAAGGAAAATATACGGTAAAGACTGCTATTATTTCTGAAGATGACACTGATTTCCCTGATGAGTTAAAACAAGAGTTAGTTGATGCAGTAGAAAATAAACAAACTTACTTTTCCATACCGCAACTTGAACAATTAGGTTTTGAAGAAGGAAATACAAGCCTAAAAATCATAAGCGAATATAAAGGTAATAAACGAACTATAGACCTTTCTGACACTATGAAAATTCAACCTACTTATGAAATTGATTTAGAAGTTGAAGAAGATGGTTTCGTAGATTATTCAAAAATGAGAAAAGAAGTAAACAAACTTATTCAATCTTTCGATTTAGATATATTATAACGTGGAAAGTTTTAGCATCAAAAAATTGTGGAAAGCTTATTTAGCTCTTCTCTATAAAGATTCTAACAATCTGAAAGAGAGAATTGCTACACGTCTAGTTCTACCCTTAGGTGTGAGTTTCATTTTGTTATTTACTATAGAAAGTATTAGCGAGGTAAAAAATACTATTTCTGTCGTTTTATCAATTTTGATCGGTCTTTTGTTCAATTTTGTGAGTAGCTTTTCAGATCGAATTAGATCTGATCATTTAATCCAGAATGCTTCAGAAAAAATAAAAAGATTAAAACTTATTAGAGAAACATCTGATGGAGCATTTGTAACTATTTTTTTATCATTAATGGGATTAGGTATCCTACTGATAATAACTTTGACATCAGGTAATTTTATTCTTAGATATTTGAAAATTGACCAGTGGACAAATCTTTTTTTTAGTGGTATATGCTTAACACTTTTATATCAAATTTTTTTAATGTTGATCTATATGGTAAATAGACTTAGAAAATTAATTAAGGTAGATACAAAGCAAGAAGAACAA from Zunongwangia profunda SM-A87 harbors:
- a CDS encoding type I restriction-modification system subunit M, translated to MTQNSHSKLIAFIWSIADDCLRDVYVRGKYRDVILPMVVLRRLDALLEPSKKEVMDEVQFQTVEAGFTELESEGLKTAAGYEFYNTSKWTLQLLKDTASNNQSILLANFEDYILGFSDNVKEIISKFNLVRQIKHMATKDVLLDVLEKFTSPRINLTPFEKEDPDGYKLPALSNLGMGYVFEELIRKFNEENNEEAGEHFTPREVIELMTHLVFEPVKHQLPPVMTIYDPACGSGGMLTESQNFIKDEAGAIQAKGDVYLFGKEINDETYAICKSDMMIKGNDPQNIRLGSTLSTDEFSRKNFDFMLSNPPYGKSWASEQKYIKDGKDIIDPRFTIQLSNYWQETDTEKAIPRSSDGQLLFLMEMVSKMKNLKQSPLGSRIASVHNGSSLFTGDAGSGESNIRRYLIENDLLEAIVQLPNNLFYNTGITTYIWLLSNNKTKERQGKVQLIDAQPLYQKLRKNLGQKNCEFTPEHITEITQTFLNSEAREREEDDQLASKIFNNTDFGYYKVTIERPKRLRSQFTLEAIESLRYYSQLQEPMEYAYKTFGKKVYTELPSIKTEILNWCEANDISLSSKKKAQLTAKKTWEDAKFLVDTATKLYEAIGDAVFMDFNHFSKQVNKALKKLEIKLSNAQKKAILDAVSVYDPEAEKVIKTTKILKGEKLENLCAHLDCTPDQLSHFGYFPSGNKGTYTIYESESDLRDYENVPLDETVYDYFLREVSTHVEEAWIDLDKTKIGYEISFNKYFYQHKALRPLDEIDKDIRELETKSEGLIMDILNSVNL
- a CDS encoding restriction endonuclease subunit S, which encodes MKAGDFVINSRSDRKGSSGVSESDGSVSLINIVMEPNDIFGSFCNYFLKSKAFVEENYRIGHGIVADLWTTRYDEMKNIIMAFPPKPEQQAIANFLDETCEKLDTVVAQKEKMIALLKERKQALIQNAVTRGLNKNVPMKDSGVDWIGEIPKNWEVKRLKFICVLNKESLPENLNKKQEINYVDIGSVTFEDGILSTEYYLFQNAPSRARKVAKNGDTIVSTVRTYLKAIDFIDENKSKYVYSTGFAILSPNKNILNKYLYNQVRADAFTEQVSYNSKGMSYPAINSTDLGRIWVCVPSKQEQEKIVNYIDAQSRKLDQAVTQQEQAIVKLKEYKASLIDSCVLGKIKVS